A genomic window from Streptomyces mirabilis includes:
- a CDS encoding glycosidase gives MSPLPGEANEVEGVLNPASGRTPDGRLHLLPRLVAEGNVSRVGLAEVTVENGVPTGVERRGVVLAPDAGWERGKNNAGVEDPRTTWIEDLGRHVMSYVAYGPLGPKPALAVSEDLVNWERLGPIQFEYQPDLDTDLNLFPNKDVVHFPEPVPGPDGEMYFAMLHRPMWDLGWFRPGEGVHLPAGVIDERPGIWISYVPVDEVKQDLRALTRPRQHRLVALSEHPWEELKIGAGPAPIRVEEGWLLIHHGVSGTIEEPFAQVQTVHYAAGAMILDPADPAKVLARTAEPLMAPETDEERSGTVPNVVFPTAIEEVDGVRYVFYGMADAHIGVARLDRAE, from the coding sequence ATGTCCCCGCTTCCCGGCGAGGCCAACGAGGTCGAGGGTGTACTCAACCCCGCCTCCGGCCGCACCCCCGACGGGAGGCTCCACCTGCTTCCTCGCCTGGTCGCGGAGGGCAACGTCTCCCGCGTCGGGCTCGCCGAGGTGACGGTCGAGAACGGCGTGCCCACCGGCGTCGAACGCCGCGGCGTGGTCCTCGCCCCCGACGCGGGCTGGGAGCGCGGCAAGAACAACGCCGGCGTGGAAGACCCCCGCACCACCTGGATCGAAGACCTGGGCCGGCACGTGATGTCCTACGTGGCCTACGGCCCGCTCGGCCCCAAGCCGGCCCTCGCCGTCTCCGAGGACCTGGTGAACTGGGAGCGTCTCGGCCCGATCCAGTTCGAGTACCAGCCCGACCTGGACACCGACCTCAACCTCTTCCCCAACAAGGACGTCGTGCACTTCCCCGAGCCCGTGCCGGGCCCGGACGGCGAGATGTACTTCGCCATGCTGCACCGCCCGATGTGGGACCTGGGTTGGTTCCGCCCCGGCGAGGGCGTGCACCTGCCCGCCGGCGTGATCGACGAGCGCCCCGGCATCTGGATCTCCTACGTCCCCGTCGACGAGGTCAAGCAGGACCTCCGCGCCCTGACCCGGCCACGCCAGCACCGCCTGGTCGCGCTGTCCGAGCACCCTTGGGAGGAGCTCAAGATCGGCGCCGGCCCGGCCCCGATCCGCGTCGAAGAGGGCTGGCTGCTCATCCACCACGGTGTCTCCGGCACCATCGAGGAGCCCTTCGCCCAGGTACAGACGGTCCACTACGCGGCCGGCGCGATGATCCTCGACCCCGCCGACCCTGCCAAGGTCCTCGCCCGAACCGCCGAGCCGCTCATGGCCCCGGAGACCGACGAGGAGCGCTCCGGCACCGTGCCGAACGTCGTCTTCCCGACCGCCATCGAGGAGGTCGACGGCGTGCGCTACGTCTTCTACGGCATGGCCGACGCACACATCGGCGTGGCCCGCCTGGACCGCGCCGAATGA
- a CDS encoding carbohydrate ABC transporter permease: MNANVTASSGPKRRRTAHATGPASRSIWSKVALLIGAFAFLFPFYYMIVGSLQKEPDSSPAGAFPDPGNLSLHNYAAINSAISLGRSLINSGIFTGGVIICTTVFGLLAGYALARLQFRGRSSTFALVLLVQVVPFQLLMIPLYVLIVRNYGLADSYLGMILPFAINTSAVFIFRQFFLQLPPAMFEAARMDGASELQILFRIAVPLCRPALVSVVLLSFTGPWNEFLWPFLVTKRQDMQPLAVSLANYISTVSSAAANPFGAILAGACVLAAPAVALYIAFQHRFTSTDIDSATKG; encoded by the coding sequence ATGAACGCCAACGTCACAGCCTCGTCCGGGCCGAAGCGCCGGCGCACGGCTCACGCCACGGGACCGGCGTCGAGGTCGATCTGGTCGAAGGTCGCGCTGCTCATCGGGGCGTTCGCTTTCCTCTTCCCCTTCTACTACATGATCGTCGGCTCCCTGCAGAAAGAGCCCGACTCCAGCCCGGCCGGCGCGTTTCCGGATCCGGGGAATTTGAGCCTTCACAACTACGCCGCGATCAACTCGGCGATCTCGTTGGGGCGTTCGCTCATCAATTCGGGGATCTTCACCGGTGGTGTCATCATCTGCACCACGGTCTTCGGACTCCTCGCCGGATACGCGCTGGCGCGTCTGCAGTTCCGGGGCCGGAGCTCCACCTTCGCCCTGGTCCTGCTGGTCCAGGTCGTCCCGTTCCAACTGCTGATGATCCCGCTGTATGTGCTGATCGTCCGCAACTACGGTCTGGCCGACTCCTACCTGGGCATGATCCTGCCGTTCGCGATCAACACCAGCGCCGTATTCATCTTCCGGCAGTTCTTCCTGCAACTGCCGCCGGCCATGTTCGAGGCGGCCCGCATGGACGGGGCCTCGGAGCTGCAGATCCTGTTCCGCATCGCGGTGCCGCTGTGCAGGCCCGCCCTCGTCTCGGTGGTGCTGCTCAGCTTCACCGGGCCCTGGAACGAGTTCCTCTGGCCGTTCCTGGTCACCAAGCGGCAGGACATGCAACCGCTGGCCGTCTCCCTGGCCAACTACATCAGCACCGTCTCCTCGGCCGCCGCCAACCCGTTCGGCGCCATCCTCGCCGGGGCGTGTGTGCTGGCAGCACCCGCGGTGGCGCTCTACATCGCCTTCCAGCACCGCTTCACCTCCACCGACATCGATTCCGCCACGAAGGGCTGA
- a CDS encoding sugar ABC transporter permease: protein MSSTHSDTHGPARGKRGAGRSTTARRQLWQLRLGGHQPVGMLFVSPYLLYLAAIFVYPLGFAVWMSFHQYFFTAPGVKVDRPFVGLDNYTAVLTDPDVWRSFLNIAVFLVINVPLTVVASLVLASALNQKLRYRSFFRTAYYIPYVTASVAVVGVWIFLFNSNGLVNQALGPLAPDPSWLVNSHLAMPTVAVFVAWKQLGFFVVLYLSALQNVPQELYESAAIDGAGKFRMFRSITIPAVRPATLLVLILATVTGANLFTEPYLLTSGGGPDGATTSPVLLMYQRGLQQGHPDQAAAIGVILVVLITAVSLVYRRFLERD, encoded by the coding sequence ATGTCCTCTACGCACTCTGACACCCACGGCCCCGCGCGCGGCAAGCGCGGGGCCGGGAGGAGCACAACGGCTCGGAGACAGCTCTGGCAGCTGCGGCTCGGCGGACACCAGCCCGTCGGCATGCTCTTCGTCTCGCCGTACCTGCTCTACCTGGCCGCGATCTTCGTGTATCCGCTCGGCTTCGCCGTGTGGATGTCCTTCCACCAGTACTTCTTCACCGCCCCCGGTGTAAAGGTCGACCGGCCCTTCGTGGGTCTGGACAACTACACCGCGGTCCTTACCGACCCCGACGTGTGGCGGTCCTTCCTCAACATCGCCGTCTTCCTCGTCATCAACGTGCCGCTGACGGTGGTCGCCTCGTTGGTTCTTGCCAGCGCGCTCAACCAGAAACTGCGGTACCGCTCCTTCTTCCGGACGGCCTACTACATCCCCTACGTCACGGCCAGCGTCGCGGTCGTGGGCGTGTGGATCTTCCTGTTCAACTCCAACGGCCTGGTGAACCAGGCCCTCGGACCGCTCGCACCGGACCCCTCGTGGCTGGTGAACTCCCATCTGGCAATGCCGACCGTCGCGGTCTTCGTCGCCTGGAAGCAGCTGGGCTTCTTCGTGGTGCTGTATCTCTCGGCACTGCAGAACGTGCCTCAGGAGCTGTACGAGTCGGCGGCCATCGACGGAGCGGGGAAGTTCCGCATGTTCCGGTCGATCACGATTCCCGCGGTGCGACCCGCCACGCTCCTGGTCCTGATCCTGGCCACCGTCACGGGAGCCAACCTGTTCACCGAGCCCTACCTGCTCACCAGCGGCGGCGGCCCCGACGGCGCGACGACCTCGCCCGTGCTGCTGATGTACCAGCGAGGTCTGCAGCAGGGGCACCCCGATCAGGCCGCCGCCATCGGCGTGATCCTCGTCGTGCTGATCACCGCCGTATCACTCGTCTACCGCCGCTTCTTGGAGAGGGACTGA
- a CDS encoding extracellular solute-binding protein, whose product MKKALLVMLPVAALTLSACGSGGGSDSGGASNDARGPITVWYSNNAQEVAWGKSMVATWNATHPKEKVTAQEIPAGKSSEEVIGAAITAGNAPCLVLNTAPAAVPGFQKQGGLVALDDFPDGKQYLQSRVGDRLSQYASPDGKYYQMPWKSNPVMIFYNKELFKKAGLDAEHPKLASYQDFLNTSRKLVKSGVAKAAIWPAPTSEFYQSWFDFYPLFAAQTGKQLVEDGKAQFASPEGIKAAELWKTMYDEGLAPKESFNGDSFAEGKAAMSTVGPWAVSVYGDKVKWGAVPVPTADGTAGKGTFSDEKSIGMYTSCKNRATAWDVMKFATGKEQDGKLLEATGQMPMRTDLTSAYPSYFASHKDYEAFAQQAEHTIEAPNVPNSVEIWQTFRDAYTKAVIFGKGDLPATLKGAAGKVDKLAEGQ is encoded by the coding sequence ATGAAGAAGGCTCTCCTCGTCATGCTGCCGGTGGCCGCCCTGACGCTGTCCGCGTGCGGCAGCGGCGGTGGATCGGACTCCGGTGGCGCCAGCAACGACGCCCGTGGTCCCATCACGGTCTGGTACTCCAACAACGCGCAGGAAGTCGCGTGGGGCAAGAGCATGGTGGCGACCTGGAACGCCACCCACCCCAAGGAGAAGGTGACCGCGCAGGAGATTCCCGCCGGAAAGAGCTCCGAGGAGGTCATCGGCGCGGCGATCACCGCCGGTAACGCGCCGTGTCTGGTCCTCAACACCGCTCCGGCGGCCGTGCCCGGCTTCCAGAAGCAGGGTGGCCTGGTCGCGCTGGACGACTTCCCCGACGGAAAGCAGTACCTGCAGTCCCGTGTCGGCGACCGGCTCAGCCAGTACGCGTCCCCGGACGGGAAGTACTACCAGATGCCGTGGAAGAGCAACCCGGTGATGATCTTCTACAACAAGGAACTCTTCAAGAAGGCCGGGCTGGACGCGGAGCACCCCAAGCTGGCGAGCTACCAGGACTTCCTGAACACCTCGCGCAAGCTGGTCAAGAGCGGGGTGGCCAAGGCTGCCATCTGGCCCGCGCCGACGTCCGAGTTCTACCAGTCCTGGTTCGACTTCTACCCGCTGTTCGCCGCGCAGACAGGCAAGCAGCTCGTCGAGGACGGCAAGGCCCAGTTCGCCTCGCCCGAGGGCATCAAGGCCGCCGAACTGTGGAAGACCATGTACGACGAGGGCCTGGCTCCCAAGGAGAGTTTCAACGGCGACTCCTTCGCCGAGGGCAAGGCCGCGATGTCCACCGTCGGTCCCTGGGCGGTCTCCGTCTACGGCGACAAGGTCAAGTGGGGCGCCGTGCCGGTGCCGACCGCCGACGGTACGGCCGGCAAGGGCACCTTCAGCGACGAGAAGTCCATCGGCATGTACACCTCCTGCAAGAACCGGGCGACCGCCTGGGACGTCATGAAGTTCGCCACCGGCAAGGAGCAGGACGGCAAGCTCCTGGAGGCGACCGGCCAGATGCCGATGCGTACGGACCTGACGTCCGCCTACCCGTCCTACTTCGCGTCCCACAAGGACTACGAGGCCTTCGCGCAGCAGGCCGAGCACACCATCGAAGCGCCGAACGTGCCGAACTCGGTCGAGATCTGGCAGACCTTCCGCGACGCCTACACCAAGGCCGTCATCTTCGGCAAGGGCGACCTCCCCGCCACCTTGAAGGGCGCCGCCGGCAAGGTCGACAAGCTGGCCGAGGGCCAGTGA
- a CDS encoding substrate-binding domain-containing protein, protein MAVAQEAGLRLPEDLSVVGFDDVPLASWTSPPLTTCRANPASWGRAAAQALVEIIEQGTTADVELAPATLVIRGSTGPAPVRGGR, encoded by the coding sequence ATGGCGGTCGCCCAGGAAGCGGGCCTGCGGCTGCCCGAGGACCTCTCGGTGGTCGGCTTCGACGATGTCCCCTTGGCGTCCTGGACCAGCCCTCCGCTGACGACCTGCCGTGCCAACCCGGCCTCCTGGGGCCGGGCCGCCGCCCAGGCGCTGGTGGAGATCATCGAGCAAGGCACCACAGCTGACGTCGAACTGGCCCCGGCCACGCTGGTGATACGCGGCTCGACCGGCCCCGCCCCCGTGCGCGGGGGTCGATGA
- a CDS encoding L,D-transpeptidase produces MTARKGRTRLVAAVGVLGGVLSLTALGGTSNAATSGNNAGNHPKPQAWADRAATQEASDARIRITPKEGAYDVGINDSVKVTVSNGRLTNVTMIAVATGAEVPGTLSADGTSWKPNSHLERSTKYQVAAEAKDAKGRSATGNATITTVSPANDFIGHLSPEDGSTVGVGMPVTVNFDKAISNKAAMESKIQVSSSSGQQVVGHWFNDDRLDFRPNHYWKPGSTVTVTLNLHGIQKTVTFKIGRSQISTVDAKTKQMTVVRDGKTIKTIPISSGSTEHPTYNGQMVISEKFRQIHMNGATVGLTEKGGKPSYDIEAVPHAMRLTASGTFIHGNYWGADAVFGKVNTSHGCVGLKDVKGGGDGRQPAAWFFDNSMIGDVVIVKNSEDKTMLAPDNGLSDWNMPWSAWVAGSATG; encoded by the coding sequence ATCACGGCACGTAAAGGACGCACCCGGCTGGTGGCTGCGGTCGGTGTACTCGGCGGTGTGCTCTCGCTCACGGCCCTCGGCGGTACCAGCAACGCTGCGACCAGCGGTAACAACGCCGGGAATCACCCGAAACCGCAGGCGTGGGCGGATCGGGCGGCCACCCAGGAGGCTTCCGACGCCCGAATAAGGATCACGCCCAAGGAAGGCGCCTACGACGTCGGGATCAACGACTCCGTCAAGGTCACCGTCAGCAACGGCAGGCTCACCAACGTGACCATGATCGCCGTCGCGACCGGTGCCGAGGTTCCGGGCACCCTGTCCGCCGACGGCACGTCCTGGAAGCCGAACAGCCACCTGGAGCGGTCCACCAAGTATCAGGTCGCCGCGGAGGCCAAGGACGCCAAGGGCCGCTCCGCCACCGGGAACGCCACGATCACCACGGTCTCCCCGGCGAACGACTTCATCGGGCACCTCTCCCCCGAGGACGGCTCGACCGTCGGCGTGGGCATGCCGGTGACCGTCAACTTCGACAAGGCGATCAGCAACAAGGCCGCCATGGAGTCGAAGATCCAGGTCAGCTCCAGCAGCGGCCAGCAGGTCGTCGGCCACTGGTTCAACGACGACCGCCTGGACTTCCGTCCCAACCACTACTGGAAGCCCGGCTCCACCGTCACCGTCACGCTCAATCTCCACGGCATCCAGAAGACGGTCACGTTCAAGATCGGCCGGAGCCAGATCAGCACGGTCGACGCCAAGACGAAGCAGATGACCGTCGTACGGGACGGCAAGACGATCAAGACCATCCCGATCTCGTCCGGCAGCACCGAGCACCCTACGTACAACGGTCAGATGGTCATCTCCGAGAAGTTCAGGCAGATCCACATGAACGGTGCGACCGTCGGCCTCACGGAGAAGGGCGGCAAGCCCTCCTACGACATCGAGGCCGTACCGCACGCCATGCGCCTGACCGCCTCGGGCACCTTCATCCACGGCAACTACTGGGGTGCCGACGCGGTCTTCGGCAAGGTCAACACCAGCCACGGGTGCGTGGGCCTGAAGGACGTCAAGGGCGGCGGCGATGGCAGGCAGCCCGCCGCGTGGTTCTTCGACAACTCGATGATCGGTGACGTCGTGATCGTCAAGAACTCCGAAGACAAGACCATGTTGGCCCCCGACAACGGCCTCAGCGACTGGAACATGCCGTGGAGCGCGTGGGTCGCGGGCAGCGCGACCGGCTGA
- a CDS encoding ATP-binding protein codes for MAPPAASRRNGLGLSICREIAYLLGGSIHARSTQDEGSCFTLYLPTVHPPSRTRRPHRQPPQPLRGRARRRAARRGTAPGSLGRHGEAGLAADTHGAPPAGRRVLVVEASPRGPAAVPADRACRRRPARAPHARPGGHRRRSRGGGCLHAFTAVLGVQDAHA; via the coding sequence ATGGCACCACCAGCCGCGAGCCGGAGGAACGGCCTGGGCCTGTCCATCTGCCGCGAGATCGCCTACCTGCTCGGTGGCTCCATCCACGCCCGGAGCACCCAAGACGAGGGCAGCTGTTTCACCCTGTACCTGCCGACCGTGCACCCGCCGTCCAGGACACGGCGGCCCCACCGGCAGCCGCCGCAGCCCCTGCGCGGCAGGGCCCGGCGCCGAGCCGCGCGCCGCGGCACCGCACCCGGCAGCCTGGGACGCCACGGCGAAGCCGGCCTCGCCGCGGACACCCATGGCGCGCCACCCGCAGGGCGCCGCGTGCTGGTCGTCGAGGCCAGCCCACGAGGGCCGGCCGCTGTCCCTGCGGACCGAGCGTGCCGTCGCCGACCTGCCCGTGCCCCCCACGCCCGTCCGGGTGGACACCGCCGCCGATCCCGGGGAGGCGGCTGCCTCCACGCCTTCACGGCCGTTCTCGGCGTACAGGACGCGCATGCCTGA